The Opitutaceae bacterium genome window below encodes:
- a CDS encoding glycosyl hydrolase, with protein MKINLKLTPRSLQRKVARVFDLAGKKIRSIDATWDPAKGTPVFTVKGGYTSRGWTEWTQGFQFGMAFLQYDATGDESFLKLGREKTVKLMASHVSHVGVHDHGFNNVSTYGNLRRLQLEGRIPENRDELNFCELALKVSGAVQAARHVPTSYKAPWSPVGGAGVAPSGYIYSFNGPQSLFADTIRSMRSLVVAHQLGHALMGEGDKPINLLHRAIEHAATTARFNVFFGRGRDSYDIRGRVAHESIFNRNDGQYRCPSSQQGYSPFTTWTRGAAWIICGFAEQLEFLDTVPGTSLDAMGGRRAVTNVFLETARASSDYYIDGYSASDGVPYWDSSALNTHRLGNFAARPADPFNEHEPVDSSAAAIAAQGFIRLGLWLGGNGEKAAGRRYLQAGLTVADTLFDEPYLSVNPKHQGLLLHSVYHRPNGWDYVPKGRKVPCGESSMWGDYHALELALLLKRLAEGKYYTFF; from the coding sequence ATGAAAATCAATCTGAAGCTTACACCCCGGTCATTGCAGCGAAAGGTCGCGCGCGTCTTCGACCTCGCCGGAAAAAAGATCCGGTCGATCGATGCAACCTGGGATCCCGCCAAGGGCACGCCCGTTTTCACGGTCAAGGGCGGATACACGTCGCGCGGATGGACGGAGTGGACGCAGGGCTTCCAGTTCGGCATGGCGTTTCTGCAGTACGACGCCACGGGCGACGAGAGTTTCCTCAAGCTGGGCCGGGAAAAGACGGTCAAGCTCATGGCGTCCCATGTATCCCACGTCGGTGTGCACGACCATGGATTCAACAATGTCTCGACCTATGGGAACCTGCGCCGACTGCAGCTCGAAGGTCGCATCCCCGAGAATCGTGACGAATTGAATTTCTGCGAGCTGGCCCTGAAGGTTTCCGGCGCCGTGCAGGCCGCACGCCATGTACCCACGAGCTACAAGGCCCCCTGGTCGCCGGTTGGCGGCGCGGGTGTCGCCCCGAGCGGCTACATCTACTCCTTCAACGGACCGCAGTCGCTTTTTGCCGATACGATCCGCTCCATGCGATCGCTCGTGGTCGCCCACCAACTGGGGCATGCGCTGATGGGGGAGGGCGACAAGCCGATCAACCTGCTGCATCGGGCGATCGAGCACGCGGCGACTACCGCGAGATTCAATGTGTTCTTTGGCCGGGGGAGGGACAGCTATGACATCCGGGGCCGTGTGGCGCACGAGTCCATCTTCAACCGCAACGACGGCCAGTACCGCTGTCCGTCGAGCCAGCAGGGTTATTCCCCGTTCACAACCTGGACGCGCGGCGCGGCGTGGATCATCTGCGGTTTTGCCGAACAGCTTGAGTTTCTCGACACCGTTCCCGGCACCTCGCTGGATGCGATGGGCGGCCGGCGGGCTGTGACGAATGTCTTTCTGGAAACCGCGCGCGCCAGCTCGGATTACTACATTGACGGCTACTCGGCGAGTGACGGCGTGCCCTACTGGGACAGTTCGGCGTTGAACACCCACCGGCTCGGCAACTTTGCGGCTCGTCCCGCTGATCCCTTCAATGAGCACGAGCCCGTCGACAGTTCAGCTGCGGCGATTGCGGCGCAGGGGTTCATTCGCCTTGGCCTCTGGCTCGGCGGCAATGGCGAGAAGGCTGCCGGTCGCCGCTACCTGCAGGCCGGTCTGACCGTGGCCGACACGCTTTTCGACGAGCCCTACCTGTCGGTGAATCCGAAGCATCAGGGACTGCTGCTGCACAGCGTCTATCATCGTCCGAATGGCTGGGACTACGTTCCGAAGGGCCGGAAGGTGCCGTGCGGCGAGTCTTCAATGTGGGGCGACTACCACGCGTTGGAACTGGCGCTGCTGCTCAAGCGGCTGGCGGAGGGCAAGTACTACACGTTCTTTTGA
- the pdxH gene encoding pyridoxamine 5'-phosphate oxidase — translation MSLADLRRDYSLAGLSEQDLAKDPFRQFDAWFQEAEAARIPEPNATVLATSTRDGRPSTRTVLLKGIDGRGFVFFSNYESRKGRELEANPFASLTFPWIAMERQVIVEGAIVRVSREESAAYFHSRPRASQLGAWVSHQSSVVPNRETLESSMKALEEKYAGAEVPLPPYWGGYRLLPDSVEFWQGRRSRLHDRLRYRREKAGGDWIVERLSP, via the coding sequence ATGTCACTCGCCGATCTCAGAAGGGATTACAGTCTGGCCGGGCTGTCAGAACAGGATCTCGCCAAGGATCCCTTCCGACAATTTGACGCGTGGTTCCAGGAGGCTGAGGCGGCGCGCATTCCCGAGCCGAACGCCACCGTGCTGGCGACGTCGACCCGTGACGGCCGCCCTTCAACACGCACTGTCCTGCTCAAGGGAATCGACGGGCGGGGGTTCGTATTTTTCTCCAACTACGAGAGCCGCAAGGGCCGCGAGCTCGAGGCCAATCCATTTGCCTCGCTAACATTTCCCTGGATCGCGATGGAGCGACAGGTGATTGTCGAGGGCGCGATCGTCAGGGTGAGTCGGGAGGAGAGCGCCGCCTACTTCCATTCGCGTCCTCGGGCCAGTCAGCTCGGAGCCTGGGTTTCCCATCAGAGCAGCGTTGTTCCAAACAGGGAGACGTTGGAATCAAGCATGAAGGCGCTCGAGGAAAAGTACGCTGGTGCGGAAGTTCCCCTGCCGCCCTACTGGGGCGGATACCGCCTGCTGCCGGATTCGGTTGAATTCTGGCAGGGGCGCCGCAGCCGGCTGCACGACCGCCTGCGCTATCGCCGCGAAAAGGCGGGCGGGGACTGGATCGTCGAGCGGCTGTCACCATGA
- a CDS encoding PAS domain S-box protein, whose translation MKLPASESQALHAENRNDAASRRSRPTPASPRRKRASASSRPAARRPPPTLLATALQALPEGVLIAPARWRRSGLPIAFANARICSMTGYSEAELTTRTHDFLHVDKAELVRQRRWFRSARPGSTYSAEGYLTRRDGSTLFAAWLLSPLCNRRGRVTHVVASYRDVTEKRRLEEALGHAQRIDTVSRLAGGVAHDFNNLLSVINGYSEILADRFTDDEHTRRTISEIHSAGQKAAKLTRQLLAFSRRQTLEPQVISLNDVIQANSDLFGRLLRPYHQLNLSLSPDTRNVRVDPTAIQQVLLNLTLNARDALSPGGQVTISTSRRPMKTGLTTRRVDIPPGHYTLLSVSDSGNGMDEEVQAHLFEPFFTTKPQGEGTGLGLALVYGVVQQNKGHIAVHSAPGIGTTFDIYLPEVNEPAGPRPAVLSTLPTTGGRESVLIVEGDNVLRKMIAGILTSEGYVVIDSATANEILPVGAAREPATELVILDSRLPGAEALVRRLAAANSALRLLATGDHDPPTPLSWVDQTAQAHLVKPFTLSTLLKVIRALLDRELGSVAAVQVETEPFL comes from the coding sequence ATGAAGCTGCCCGCGAGCGAAAGCCAAGCGCTCCACGCAGAAAACAGGAATGACGCCGCCTCGCGGCGTTCAAGGCCGACGCCGGCATCCCCGCGCCGAAAACGCGCATCAGCCTCCTCCCGCCCAGCCGCCAGGCGCCCACCGCCCACGCTCCTGGCGACCGCGCTCCAGGCGCTGCCCGAAGGCGTGCTGATCGCTCCGGCACGCTGGCGCCGCTCCGGACTTCCGATCGCGTTCGCCAACGCGCGCATTTGCTCAATGACGGGATATTCCGAGGCGGAGCTGACGACGCGCACGCATGACTTCCTTCACGTCGACAAGGCCGAGCTCGTCCGGCAGCGCCGGTGGTTTCGCTCCGCACGCCCCGGAAGCACGTATTCAGCGGAGGGATACCTGACACGCCGCGACGGCTCCACGCTCTTTGCCGCATGGCTGCTGAGCCCCCTCTGCAACCGGCGTGGCCGGGTCACGCATGTCGTCGCAAGCTACCGGGACGTCACCGAAAAACGCCGCCTTGAGGAGGCGCTCGGACACGCGCAGCGCATCGACACCGTCAGCCGGCTCGCGGGGGGCGTCGCACACGACTTCAACAATCTGCTGTCGGTGATAAACGGCTATTCCGAGATCCTTGCGGATCGTTTCACCGACGACGAACACACCCGGAGGACCATCTCGGAGATTCATTCGGCGGGACAGAAAGCCGCAAAGCTCACGCGGCAGCTGCTCGCGTTCAGTCGGCGCCAGACTCTCGAGCCGCAGGTGATCAGCCTCAACGATGTCATCCAGGCGAACAGCGATCTTTTCGGACGGCTGCTGCGCCCGTATCACCAGCTCAATCTGTCGCTTTCACCTGACACCCGGAACGTGCGCGTGGATCCCACCGCCATCCAGCAGGTGCTGCTCAACCTGACGCTGAACGCCCGGGATGCGCTTTCGCCGGGAGGCCAGGTCACGATCAGCACGTCCAGAAGGCCCATGAAGACGGGTCTGACCACCAGGCGCGTCGACATTCCCCCCGGCCACTACACGCTGCTGTCCGTGAGCGACAGCGGGAACGGCATGGACGAGGAGGTCCAGGCGCATCTCTTCGAGCCGTTCTTCACGACCAAGCCCCAGGGTGAGGGCACGGGGCTCGGTCTTGCCCTGGTCTACGGTGTGGTGCAGCAGAACAAGGGGCACATAGCGGTCCACAGCGCGCCGGGAATCGGCACCACGTTCGACATCTATCTGCCGGAGGTCAATGAACCGGCGGGCCCGCGGCCGGCGGTGCTGTCGACACTTCCAACGACGGGCGGGAGGGAGTCGGTCCTGATCGTCGAAGGCGACAATGTGCTTAGAAAGATGATCGCGGGCATACTGACATCGGAGGGATATGTCGTCATCGACTCCGCAACAGCCAACGAAATCCTGCCCGTCGGCGCAGCGCGCGAGCCTGCCACTGAGCTCGTCATCCTGGACAGCCGGCTGCCCGGAGCCGAGGCGCTCGTGCGCCGGCTGGCGGCCGCAAATTCCGCGCTTCGCCTGCTGGCCACGGGTGATCACGATCCGCCGACTCCCCTGTCATGGGTTGACCAGACCGCGCAGGCCCACCTGGTCAAACCCTTTACGTTGAGCACGCTTCTGAAGGTGATCCGGGCGCTGCTTGACCGCGAGCTCGGCAGCGTGGCCGCGGTGCAGGTGGAAACGGAACCCTTTCTCTGA
- a CDS encoding lipoate--protein ligase family protein: MSVPPSFHLLPSRLGGAAENMAIDFLLLQRYPDSSQARFRHYGWHRPARTFGYSQKFAFIRDQLASDSAPTEICRRFTGGGLVDHREDWTYALVIPRGHPIEAGRAVDCYRDVHEALAAAMRELGQPAETKKPGESSAPSSGQAAAGVCFSQAEYHDVIVPGSGVKIAGAAQKRNKHGLILQGSIWRPSAGKIRNWEDFLAGFVERLGRLVQAAPEETPWPDFNDNEVEQLTATYTSDEWNQQR; encoded by the coding sequence ATGAGTGTGCCGCCCTCATTCCACCTCCTGCCCTCCCGCCTCGGCGGCGCTGCGGAAAACATGGCGATCGATTTTCTCCTGCTCCAGCGATACCCGGACTCATCCCAGGCCCGCTTTCGACACTATGGCTGGCACCGTCCGGCCCGCACATTCGGTTACAGCCAGAAGTTCGCCTTCATCCGCGACCAACTCGCGTCAGATTCCGCTCCCACGGAAATCTGCCGGCGCTTCACAGGCGGCGGCCTCGTCGACCATCGCGAAGACTGGACCTACGCGCTGGTGATCCCCCGGGGACACCCCATCGAGGCGGGACGGGCCGTAGATTGCTACCGCGACGTGCACGAGGCGCTTGCAGCGGCGATGAGAGAACTCGGACAGCCCGCGGAAACCAAAAAGCCAGGCGAATCATCCGCCCCGTCCTCCGGGCAGGCAGCCGCCGGCGTCTGCTTCAGTCAGGCGGAATACCACGACGTCATTGTCCCCGGTTCCGGCGTCAAGATCGCCGGCGCAGCGCAAAAACGAAACAAACACGGCTTGATCCTCCAAGGCTCGATCTGGCGCCCGTCAGCAGGCAAGATCCGGAACTGGGAGGATTTCCTCGCCGGCTTCGTCGAAAGACTTGGGCGGTTGGTTCAGGCCGCGCCTGAGGAGACGCCATGGCCCGACTTCAACGACAATGAAGTCGAGCAGTTGACCGCGACCTACACCTCGGACGAATGGAATCAGCAGCGCTGA
- a CDS encoding cytochrome c, which yields MKIPRSSSGKIVRTLLLGVAALIVLAGLAVLVAFTVAHTRLTRTYTLTVPSVVVRNDAATVERGRHLANTRGCTDCHGKDFAGAVVINDSVVGHLSGPNLTRGKGGLPTNFGDLDYVRAIRHGVAGNGRPLLLMPSFEYSVLSDEDLGALIAFLKTLPAVDRASGPVKPGPLMKVLIALGEMKIDAARIDHDAKRPVAVAAEATAEYGRYLSASCTGCHGTNLAGGKIPGAPPDWPLAPNLTPAPGLFMAQASPADFMHVLRSRTLPDGHPLSPVMPAAFGQMTDLELTALYKYIKSVPAVLSAKK from the coding sequence ATGAAAATCCCGCGTTCCTCCTCCGGAAAAATTGTCCGGACCCTCCTCCTCGGAGTTGCTGCATTGATTGTATTGGCGGGTTTGGCCGTGCTTGTTGCGTTCACTGTCGCCCATACGCGCCTCACGCGCACCTACACGCTGACCGTGCCCTCCGTCGTGGTGCGCAATGATGCCGCAACAGTCGAGCGAGGGCGTCACCTGGCGAACACGCGCGGCTGCACGGACTGCCATGGCAAGGATTTCGCCGGCGCAGTGGTCATCAATGATTCGGTGGTTGGGCATCTTTCCGGTCCCAACCTGACGCGTGGCAAGGGCGGGCTTCCCACCAATTTCGGCGACTTGGACTACGTGCGAGCCATCCGGCATGGCGTCGCGGGCAATGGACGCCCGCTCCTCCTGATGCCGTCGTTTGAATACAGCGTGCTCAGCGATGAGGACCTTGGCGCACTGATTGCATTTCTGAAGACGCTACCGGCGGTCGATCGGGCGAGTGGTCCGGTGAAACCGGGTCCGCTGATGAAGGTGCTGATTGCCTTGGGTGAAATGAAGATCGACGCCGCCCGCATCGACCACGATGCCAAACGTCCGGTGGCCGTGGCGGCGGAGGCGACCGCGGAGTACGGCAGGTATCTCAGCGCAAGCTGCACGGGATGCCATGGCACCAACCTGGCTGGGGGAAAAATCCCCGGAGCTCCGCCCGACTGGCCGCTCGCCCCCAATCTCACGCCGGCGCCAGGTCTGTTCATGGCACAGGCATCCCCCGCCGACTTCATGCATGTGCTTCGGTCGAGAACCCTTCCCGACGGGCATCCCTTGAGTCCGGTCATGCCTGCGGCGTTCGGACAGATGACTGATCTCGAACTGACAGCGCTCTACAAGTACATCAAGAGCGTGCCGGCGGTGTTGAGCGCCAAAAAGTAA
- a CDS encoding redoxin domain-containing protein codes for MKFLLPIVTAASALIAAPHALAAAADTQAITRNWMPPELARLEIGAPAPDFNLPGIDGRNHSLKEFAGADVLMVLFTSNHCPTSHGIEQRLMKLWNDFRHQGFALVAINPNHPDGLSLDELGYGEFGDSFPEMKPYAEKNGWDFPYLYDGDRQLTARAYGCLATPHVFIFDKDRKLRYQGRFDDSRYSQEETVKSPDARNAVVALLAGKEVPVAVTKPHGCSTKWRERKPAHAAHEQNWRSLPVTLADIDANGVRALLADATTNFRLVNVWATWCAPCVEEFPDLVQLARRLDLREFEFLTISLDDEKSAARAKLFLEKQGAGTSQRTARSLKKEGRLTNNYRFAGASQDSLAAALDPEWPGPVPHTVLVAPGGRIVWRHNGPIEPKGALAAILEAMTPYYQPPQSTKAPGVATVP; via the coding sequence ATGAAGTTTCTCCTCCCCATCGTCACCGCCGCATCGGCTCTGATAGCCGCGCCACACGCACTCGCAGCCGCTGCCGACACACAGGCCATCACGCGCAACTGGATGCCGCCGGAGCTGGCCAGACTCGAGATCGGAGCGCCCGCTCCCGATTTCAACCTCCCCGGCATCGATGGCCGCAATCATTCACTGAAGGAGTTCGCAGGAGCGGACGTGCTCATGGTGCTCTTCACCTCCAATCACTGCCCGACATCACATGGCATCGAGCAGCGCCTGATGAAGCTCTGGAACGATTTTCGGCATCAGGGCTTCGCACTCGTGGCCATCAATCCCAACCATCCCGACGGACTGAGCCTCGATGAACTGGGCTACGGTGAATTTGGCGATTCATTCCCGGAGATGAAACCCTACGCGGAAAAGAATGGCTGGGATTTTCCCTACCTCTATGACGGCGACCGCCAGCTCACTGCACGCGCCTATGGATGCCTGGCAACTCCGCATGTCTTCATTTTCGACAAGGACCGGAAGCTCCGCTACCAGGGTCGCTTTGACGACTCGCGCTACTCCCAGGAGGAAACGGTGAAGTCCCCCGACGCGCGCAATGCCGTCGTCGCCCTGCTGGCGGGAAAAGAGGTGCCGGTTGCGGTCACCAAGCCGCACGGCTGCTCCACAAAGTGGCGCGAGCGAAAACCCGCGCATGCGGCCCACGAGCAGAACTGGAGGAGCCTGCCCGTGACACTCGCCGATATTGATGCCAACGGAGTCCGCGCGCTTCTTGCAGACGCAACCACGAACTTTCGTCTCGTGAATGTCTGGGCGACCTGGTGCGCGCCTTGCGTTGAGGAGTTTCCGGATCTGGTCCAGCTTGCGCGTCGCCTGGATCTGCGGGAATTCGAATTCCTGACAATCAGCCTTGACGACGAAAAATCGGCCGCTCGCGCAAAGCTTTTCCTGGAAAAGCAGGGAGCCGGCACATCGCAAAGGACAGCGAGATCCCTGAAGAAGGAGGGACGTCTCACCAACAACTATCGTTTTGCGGGGGCGAGCCAGGATTCCCTCGCTGCAGCCTTGGATCCTGAATGGCCAGGACCGGTTCCCCACACCGTGCTTGTCGCACCGGGCGGCAGGATTGTCTGGCGGCACAACGGACCGATCGAGCCGAAAGGCGCCCTGGCTGCGATTCTGGAAGCCATGACCCCGTACTATCAGCCGCCGCAAAGCACCAAGGCGCCCGGCGTGGCGACCGTTCCCTGA
- a CDS encoding polysaccharide deacetylase family protein, with amino-acid sequence MARWIIFSYGAGKGAAAWCWLAAGLPGLAWFFFLGADMLVLYQVLVPGAQGLLRVVTSFETREREVWLTIDDGPDPHDTPRILAVLAEHQARATFFLVGEKAAQHPDLVRSILDAGHDVGHHTHTHPSGTLWFAGPRRLARELDKALEAYAAATINRGGPVLWFRAPVGIKNLLLGRELRKRGLTCVHWSLRSWDSTARSAASVARRVMSRVKPGAIILVHEGERLHPDVRVKAVTEILGQLKLQQYRCVLPSAQQLRPRIAS; translated from the coding sequence ATGGCACGCTGGATTATCTTTTCCTACGGAGCTGGCAAGGGAGCTGCGGCCTGGTGCTGGCTCGCGGCGGGCCTGCCGGGCTTGGCATGGTTTTTCTTCCTCGGCGCGGACATGCTTGTTCTCTACCAGGTCCTGGTTCCGGGTGCCCAGGGATTGTTGCGCGTTGTCACCTCGTTCGAGACGCGTGAGCGCGAAGTCTGGCTGACAATTGACGATGGCCCCGACCCCCATGACACACCGCGCATTCTGGCGGTACTCGCCGAGCATCAGGCCCGGGCCACATTCTTCCTCGTCGGTGAAAAGGCCGCGCAGCATCCGGACTTGGTGCGTTCGATTCTGGATGCCGGCCATGATGTGGGTCATCACACCCACACGCATCCGTCGGGAACACTGTGGTTCGCCGGTCCGCGCAGGCTGGCGCGTGAGCTCGACAAGGCTCTGGAGGCGTATGCAGCGGCAACGATCAATCGTGGCGGTCCGGTGCTCTGGTTCAGGGCGCCGGTCGGAATCAAGAACCTCCTTCTCGGCCGCGAGCTTCGGAAGCGCGGCCTCACCTGCGTCCACTGGTCGCTGCGAAGCTGGGATTCAACGGCGCGTTCGGCTGCTTCCGTTGCAAGGCGCGTCATGTCTCGGGTGAAACCCGGTGCGATCATCCTTGTTCATGAGGGCGAGCGCTTGCATCCGGATGTGCGTGTCAAAGCCGTGACGGAGATTCTGGGGCAGTTGAAGCTGCAGCAATACCGCTGCGTACTGCCGTCGGCGCAGCAATTGAGGCCTCGGATCGCTTCCTGA
- a CDS encoding phosphatase PAP2 family protein: MVESRPAPAFEQSRETALGRFSRLWPYKLVGATVGFTLFFTAYFHVLRHPLFPVTVMPLTFVDRWIAFSPWWMAPYVSLWVYVTLPPFLLTDRRELAVYGAGAVVLSAVGLAFFFFWPTIVPAIDPGADWVGPMRVLKTVDASGNACPSLHVAFACFSAFWLENMLKRMNASMVMRWLNAVWALAIAVSTMGTKQHVLWDAVGGAALGIAVALLHRAAWRRFVIVRHGADGCWTPGSGPLRDCE, from the coding sequence ATGGTGGAGTCCCGTCCAGCGCCAGCTTTCGAGCAGTCCAGGGAAACGGCCCTGGGGCGGTTCTCGAGGCTGTGGCCCTACAAGCTCGTGGGTGCGACGGTTGGCTTCACGCTCTTTTTCACCGCGTACTTTCACGTCCTGCGCCATCCCTTGTTTCCGGTTACGGTGATGCCACTCACGTTCGTTGACCGCTGGATCGCGTTCAGTCCCTGGTGGATGGCTCCCTATGTCTCGCTGTGGGTTTACGTGACGCTTCCACCTTTCCTGCTGACGGACAGACGTGAACTGGCGGTGTACGGAGCGGGCGCCGTGGTGTTGAGCGCGGTTGGGCTGGCCTTTTTTTTCTTCTGGCCGACGATCGTGCCGGCGATCGATCCCGGCGCTGACTGGGTGGGACCGATGCGCGTGCTCAAGACCGTGGATGCCTCGGGGAACGCCTGTCCATCCCTTCACGTCGCATTCGCATGCTTCAGCGCGTTCTGGCTCGAAAACATGCTGAAGCGAATGAATGCATCGATGGTCATGCGCTGGCTGAACGCCGTCTGGGCCCTGGCGATTGCGGTTTCCACGATGGGAACGAAGCAGCATGTCCTGTGGGATGCGGTGGGCGGGGCTGCTCTGGGGATCGCGGTCGCGCTGCTCCATCGGGCCGCGTGGCGCAGGTTCGTGATCGTGCGGCATGGTGCGGACGGCTGCTGGACGCCTGGCTCCGGCCCGCTTCGCGATTGCGAATAG
- a CDS encoding 1-acyl-sn-glycerol-3-phosphate acyltransferase, which produces MIFRTAAIVAGYYFTLLMFGLFGAVITLVSLISEIFPSTPRTERAFQRLIHRQFALFTWWTGISGLFKVRHHGFEHIPNDPKRGLVVVANHPSLVDITVLLSRIPEALCVFKPAIRRNPILGSGARRAGYLASDGGHEILRTAAEKVAAGNRLIVFPEGTRTPPGTHLLPFKPGFVIVARRAQVPIQLVRITLSRPVLSKDHTWWKVQPLPARADIVAGPLISVAPEADTASVCEQIERWFRSGQMPDPRAGARRSAEAAFQQ; this is translated from the coding sequence ATGATCTTCCGAACCGCCGCAATAGTTGCAGGATACTACTTCACCCTGCTGATGTTCGGTCTGTTTGGAGCGGTCATCACACTCGTTTCGCTGATCTCGGAGATATTCCCGTCCACGCCTCGCACGGAGCGCGCATTTCAGCGGTTGATCCACCGCCAGTTCGCCCTGTTCACCTGGTGGACCGGCATATCCGGTCTTTTCAAGGTCCGCCATCACGGCTTCGAGCACATTCCCAATGATCCGAAACGAGGCCTCGTGGTGGTCGCCAACCATCCGAGCCTCGTTGACATCACGGTTCTCCTGTCGCGCATCCCCGAGGCGCTCTGCGTCTTCAAACCCGCGATCCGGCGGAATCCCATTCTCGGCTCGGGAGCGCGTCGCGCGGGCTATCTGGCCAGCGATGGCGGACACGAGATCCTGCGGACCGCGGCTGAAAAGGTCGCCGCCGGCAACCGGCTGATCGTCTTCCCCGAGGGCACACGCACTCCCCCGGGCACCCACCTGCTTCCCTTCAAACCCGGATTCGTCATCGTCGCCCGCCGCGCGCAGGTCCCCATCCAGCTTGTCCGCATCACGCTCAGCAGACCGGTTCTCTCGAAGGATCACACCTGGTGGAAGGTTCAGCCACTGCCCGCGAGGGCGGACATCGTGGCCGGGCCGCTGATTTCCGTGGCGCCTGAGGCAGACACGGCAAGCGTTTGCGAGCAGATCGAACGTTGGTTCAGGTCCGGCCAGATGCCCGATCCCCGTGCTGGTGCCAGGCGTTCCGCGGAGGCCGCTTTCCAGCAATAG
- a CDS encoding glycosyltransferase family 2 protein, giving the protein MPPGPTHLILLPSYNSGTRLTAVVREVLPLGWPTLVVIDGSTDGSEREVLALAGFHENLSVICRPTNQGKGAAVLEGARVALDRGFTHALVMDSDGQHPAGSIATFMEVSMRNPEALIVGEPIFPDNIPRERLHGRKLSNGLVWVELLGRGINDVLFGFRVYPLAPLLAALKDRSGGRRYDFETEAAVRLAWAGIMPVNVRAPVRYLSREEGGISHFHYVRDNARLLIMHVKLLAELLLFRWPALLRHRRAWKGHPAWPRLHREGP; this is encoded by the coding sequence ATGCCCCCTGGCCCAACCCACCTGATCCTGCTGCCTTCCTACAATTCTGGAACCAGGCTGACAGCGGTGGTGCGCGAAGTCCTGCCGCTCGGCTGGCCCACGCTCGTGGTGATCGATGGAAGCACCGATGGCAGCGAGCGCGAGGTGCTGGCGTTGGCCGGCTTTCATGAAAACCTGTCGGTGATTTGCCGTCCAACCAATCAAGGCAAGGGAGCCGCCGTGCTCGAAGGAGCCCGCGTCGCGCTGGATCGCGGATTCACCCACGCTCTCGTCATGGATTCTGATGGCCAGCATCCGGCCGGGAGCATCGCCACCTTCATGGAGGTTTCCATGCGGAATCCCGAAGCTTTGATTGTCGGCGAGCCGATATTCCCCGACAACATCCCGCGGGAACGCCTGCACGGACGAAAACTCAGCAATGGCCTCGTCTGGGTGGAACTGCTCGGCCGGGGAATCAATGATGTCCTGTTCGGCTTCCGGGTGTATCCGCTGGCACCGCTCCTCGCGGCGCTGAAGGACCGCAGCGGCGGGCGTCGCTACGACTTCGAAACCGAAGCGGCCGTCCGGCTCGCCTGGGCCGGCATCATGCCGGTTAATGTGCGCGCCCCGGTGCGATACCTTTCCCGCGAGGAAGGCGGCATTTCCCATTTCCACTACGTCCGCGACAATGCTCGACTGCTGATCATGCACGTCAAACTGCTCGCCGAGCTTCTTCTGTTCCGCTGGCCCGCACTCCTGCGGCATCGTCGCGCATGGAAGGGTCACCCGGCATGGCCGCGTCTTCATCGCGAAGGCCCATGA